AAATGCTGAAAATCTTGTTTATGCTTGTAAAACCTGTGTTGAATTAAATCCCGCAGGACATCAGAAGAAGCCTTGGTATAAAAACTTAAGCCCATTTGCTGGGCATAGGGCATAAATCTATGGGTGACATTGAGGTCATAATCCGATTTTTCAATGTAGCGTACATACTCAAACCAGGTTTCTCTGAAAAAATCCAAAACCAGTTGATTGAGAATACGGGCTGAGGTGCTCTGAACAGCTTCCTGATGGGCAAAAAACAGTTTAAGCAGACGAGGCGCTTTGGATAAGGCTGGAAAAGAAGGGCGCTGAGGCATATACTCCTTACAATGTGTAGGCTGTAGGTTGGCAAAAGCAGTCAGTGAAGTGGGAGTAGTCTTTGCATCAAATTTTTCCTGCAACCATTGTTGGGCTTGTTGTACAGGCAGATTGTTACTATCAGCGTGAATAATCACCAGAGTTTTTTGAGATTGAATGATTTGCTTGTGACACCTCAGTATACTTTTTAAGTTAATACCACTTGTTTTTTTTGTATCAATGGAATCTTTCAAATAGTACTTTTCAATCCCTTGAATATCAAAACCGTAAGCTTCTTTTTGAAAGATTTCTTCCTGTTGAAAAATGTAGAGTTCCTGACTTCGCTCTTCAGGGGTAATCACCAAGGGGGTATGCAAAGCTTCCCACAATACTTGTAATATTGTAAGGGCGTGTGGTTTATGAACCTCAATATTAAAACTGATAAAAGCTCCCCCCGTAAATCCGTTTAACTCCCCAATCCCAGCCAATGCCTCTTTGATGGTTTTTCCCATTTGAGGTAGCCTTCTGTCAGGGTTTAACAGCAGGTGCTCCAAAAGATGCACCTGATGAAATTGAAAATTGGTATTGTAATAAAAGATGATATGTGCATAAAAAGTCTCTATTGATTTGTCAATAGTAATGATGTCTCATTTTGGAAAAGTGTATAACATTTTGATGAATCTATACGCATTAAAATAATCTGGTTTACATATTGGTATCTTACTCATCGCTTTTTAAATTTCAAACACCCCTTGAAATGAAAACTCCGCTCAACCTTTGAACTAATTTGGAAACAAAACTTCAAACTGATCATCCCCAACTGGCTCATTTACTAAGGAAAATTCAAGCCACTCACTTTCAGCTATTAAGTAGCCTTCAACCTACTACTACTCAACAAATTGTGGAACTCATCAGCCAATACTCTTACCTGGATCAAAAAAGTAATGATGATATTTTACGCATTGATGAGGAGGGTAAAAAAGCAGGGTTAGCCCTTCCTCAATTAAGTGTAAGGTATAAACAACAGGTGGTCGGTTATGCGACTTTGAAAGCCATTGCTTTGCCCTTGAAAGCGCCAAGCTCTATTCCTGCCTATATTTTTGAGAAAACCACGGTGACAGACACTCTTTCCCCCATCGGACAAACTGCCAGAGGTTTGTTTAAGGAGACAACTGGGTATTCCTTAGGCACATTCCTCTCAGAAAATATCATCAAGCTCAATGAAATACTCACTAATACAACCTTGCCTACCATTGCCTGGGTAACCACCCAATTAGATAAAAAACATCTTTCCCCAGTGCTTACTTATTCGTTGAATCAACAAAATAAAATTATTTCGGTGCAACAATTTGCCATCCAGTACCCTAATTTGTTGGATGTATTATATCCTCAGTATGGAGGTGAGATAGCTACCCAAAACACTCCCCAAAGAGAACACTGGATGGTATACAATGAAGCTACCGTGAAACTATTGGCAAATTTTCAGACCAACCCTTAGTTGTCAAAACGAGGGAAGGTATTTTTACTTACACAACATCCACTTAGAGTTTCCTCTGTAGGTGACCTGTGGGGTAATCCAGATGAGGTTGCCCTTATATATTTCTTCACCATCTATGGTTCCATTGTACTGGCTTTCTAATATTTTGACTTTGATTCGGCTTCTATCTGCATTAAAAAACTCGATCACCGCTCTTATTGGCTGCTTTTGGTTAACTACTCCAAACCCAAAAACAGAGCCTATCACTCTGAGACATACTCGGTCTCCTTGCCTCCAATTTTTTGGGTCAGCATTATGGGCATCTATTTTGGCTTGTTCTGCCGCCCTTTTTCTCTTTTTTTCTGCTTCTATAGCCTTTATTCTTTTTCTTCTTGCTACGTCTTTTTTTAGTGGTCTTACATCCACTGCAAGCCCTGGATTAAAATACTGTCTATATTGTACCTTTTTTCGCTCCAAGACGGCATAGGATATTTTGTCTATTTTGATGAAATCTGTTGTGTGGTTACTTATGGGGATGCTCACACTACCGTTTTTCATCCTGTAACTTTTTTTATTGATGTATATCCACTCTGGGCTACCTGATTTGTGCCATTTGTGTTTTTGGGACGACTTCTGAGATATTTCAATGTGGAGGTTTCCACTGGAAGGGTAGTAGCCAAAACGAAGATAAATATCTTTTCCATCATATTTATCCCATTTGTAATCTGACCCTGGAAAGGAACCAAGCTTGTGTTTGGGCATCGCAGCATCATTGATATTTGTGGTGTATGTTTTATAAAACTCCTGCAAATCACCTTCGCCATAGGTAGTTATTTTTTTACACCTTTTTATGCGGTCATTGTATTTTGCAGGTATGGGGCCTTTAGTGAATAACGAAAGCATACCAGAACGGATTTTTAGACCTACTTTTTTTTCTAAATAAGCTTTGCTCAATCCTTTATCAATAATACGTGCGATATTTACTTTTGAGCCATTTTTTGCATAAAGTGAGGCATTAAGTTTTCCAGCACCTGAATAAAAATAAGCTATTTCTGCCGCTGATTCTACAATTATTGTAACATAACCCTCAATACCTGAAATATCAAATTTCCCTGCCCATAACCTTATATAGGTAGGGTTGTCTTTTGTACCCTTCGGTACCATTCTTTGATCTATTTTTCCGTCCCCTTTGACTACTCCCCAAGCTAAAGCAGAGGGAATTCTCACCCAACGCACAACCTAATGGTTCACGTTAACGGATGGAGGCAAAAGCCCTTGCCTCAATATTTTTTGCAGCATTGACATCTGCGTTTAGTTTTGTGCCACAAGATGTACACACAAATTTAGCTTGTGTTTTCCTGCTTTCTTTGTCTTTGTGCCCACACTCAGAGCATACCTGGGAAGTATGCTTTGGGTTTACCTTGACAAAAGTTCGCCCGTGCCATTTCGATTTGTACTCCAACTTATCCAAAAACATAGAAGGCGCAGCATCCAGAATGGAGCGATTAAGACCTGATTTGGCTTTGACGTTCTTTCCAGGTGCTTCGGTGGTTCCTTTGGCTCTACCAGTCATATTGCGAACTTGGAGGTTTTCAACCGCAATAGAGCCGTATTTGAGAATTAAGCCTGTGCTGACTTTGTGTTGAAAATCGTTGCGAATACGGGCAATTTTAGCCTGAAGTTTGGCAAGTTTTCGGGCTTGCTTCTTGAAGTTGCTCCCGCCTTTCTTTTTGCGGGAAAGGCTTCGTTGTTCAATCCTGAGTTTGTTTTGGTAGTGCTGAAAAAGACGCGGATTGGCAATGTGTTCGCCACCTGAAGTGGTTATAAAATGTTCTATCCCCCAATCCAGTCCCACAGTTTGGTTATTGCTGGGAAGTGGTTGGGTGGTCGTTGAAAACATAATAGAAATATAGAAACCATCCGATTCTTTGATGATGGTTGCTCGCTTAAGTTTGGCTTTCTTAGGGATTTCTCGTGAGTAGAAGGTTTTGACCTCACCCAACTTTGGAAGAACAAAACGACCAGCCTCACAGTTGTCACGGGTGACTGACTTTAGAGTGATGGAGTTGTATTTGCCTTTTTTCGCCCATTTGGGAAAGCCACCACCTTTAAAGAAAGATTGATAGGCTTTCTCAAGCCTTTGAAGCACATCCTGGAGGCTTTGAGAAGGGACATCTTTGATCCATTCAACATCCTTGAGGGTTTTGAGCTCCTTATCCAAATCAAAGCGAGACAAGTTAACCCCATAAGCTTTGTAGGCGTATTGTTTGGTCTCCAAAGCAAGGTTGTACACAAACCGACAAGCACCTACCCAACTACTCAGTTGCCTGGTTTGGGTAGCTGATAAATTTCGGAGCTTGTATTTGTATGTCTTAACTACTTGGAGCATAATGCAATATACAAAGAAAATATTATTTATCTGACAAATAAATACTATATTTAAGCTATGGAAAAACGCTGGAAAAGCTCTAAAAATAGTGTCTACAACCTTGGCTATCATATCATTTGGTGTCCAAAATACCGCAGGAAAGTCCTGACTCAGGAAATACAAAAAAGGCTCAAAGAGCTTTTGCTTTCAAAGGCTAAAGATTTGGGCATTGAAATAGAAACAATGGAGGTTATGAAAGACCATGTACATCTTTTCATCAAAGCGAAGCCAATAGATGCTCCTCATTTCATTATTGGGCAACTTAAGGGCTACACTAGTCGCCATTTGAGGCAAGAATTTCCCCAACTAAAAAGTAGACTTCCAACACTTTGGACTAGATCATATTATGTGGAATCGGTAGGGCATATTTCAGAAAAAAACATCAAAAAATATATTGAAAACCAAAAAATGGTTTGACACCAAATCTGCCCCTTTCACGGGCAATTATTTTTCATCCCACTACTAAAGACAGTGGGCTTTCAAATAATAGTTATCGTAAAATTTTTAACCGACTTTGGTACGTAAATTCTTTTTGTTTGCTGGGGTGAGTTGGTCGTTTTGGTGGCTACTTGCGCATTTATCAAACCACAAAAGGACGATAAAATAATGGATACAGTTGCTAGTACAATTTTCATTTTTTAGAAGTTTTTGTTGTCTGTGTATTTATGTTCTACAGTGGCTGAAAGCATCAGCCCATACCGTAAAGTTTTCATAGTCTTTGGGTTTTGCGGTTGAATTGTTTTATTTACAATTCAATCATAAAGGGCACTGGCAAATCGTGAAGAAAAGATGGCTACACTCAACTTGTAAGTGCCCAGATGATAGTGTAAATTCAGAACAAGTATAACTCATTGTAAGACAATACCTTACCTGTATGCTTGGTATTTTATCAGTCCGACTTGTAAATTACAGTTGATGAAAATTGGAGAAAAAGTAAAGAAGTTAAGAGAGCTCAGAAACTATACTCAAGAGTATATGGCGGAGCAATTGGAGATGTCTCAGCAAAATTATAGTTTGATAGAGAATGATGAGGACGAAGACATTAGCCTCAAACGACTAAAGAAAATAGCGGAAACTCTGGAAATTAGCTTGAATGATTTACTCAACTTTGAAGACAAGCAAATTTTTAATAATTACGGTAATTATTCTTGCGCTGAGAATAACCAGAATACAATCAACAACCATTATGATGCTGAGAAAAAGTTGCTGGAACAACAAATCGAAAGCCAAAGATCGGAAATTGAATATCTAAGAAAGATGCTGGAAAGAGCATTAGGAACTACTCCAAACGAGTCTAATGATAAATAATGAAAGCCTTTATTGAGCTTTTCCACGCACATATTCATTTTATCAACAAAATAGACTGATGGTAAATCTTAAACAGACAAGGTTAAGCATTCAAGGCAGGAAGCTGTTCTATTTGGCTCATCATTGCTTCTAACTCTATATTTTCCTGTTTTCTATCTTCTTTCTCGTAACGTTCTCTAAAATTTCTTTGGGTCATTGCCTCGGTTTTAGCCCAAGGTGAACCAAAAAAAGAGGCTTGATCGGGACTTTTAACTCGTTGTGAAAAATGTTGGATGGCCAGGGGATTAAACCTTGCCTGGGGCGTTTGAAAAGTGGCATCGGTAAGAAAAGACCCAAAAGTAGCGATGATTGGCGATTCTTGGTGAGGCGTTAGAGAGGAAGAGGGTTGTAAAATATTTTTGAGTAGTGGATCATTGATATGATTTACCAAATGTGGTTGCTGATGATAAGTGAGTAATGCCTGATGTAAAGTATCAATGGACTTGTTCAAAATTTTGATCTCTTCTACGGAACTATACATCAAGGTATAGTGAAAATGCTTCATTAAGGTATGTAAAGCTGGATGTTCCTGAGGGGTAATTTCTCTCCCTGCGCCAAAAAATAATTGCTGGTAGTGGCTGGTATCTTGCAAACTCTGCCCACCTGAATCTTGTAAAGCCTGCATCGTTGCCATCAGTTTACTTTGGGTCATTTGCCCCTGAAAACGTACTAAAGCTTGTTGTAACTCGGTTTGTAATGGCAATGGATCAGGTAAACTCTGGGCGATATGTTGTTGTCCTGTTTGAGTTTCATAAGCTTTCAATTGTTCTCGTGGACGTTGGTTGCTTTTAAAAGAAGTCTTACGAAAAAAAGCTTTTCTATTGATATGACTTGTTTGTTTCATTAATTGAGGCAAGGTGGGCAGTTTGGCGGACTTAAGATAGTTTACTGCTTTTTGATAACCGACAATGACCTCTCCTTGCAAACCTCCCTGTGTATGATTGGTCAGCGAAGGTCCACGAACTTCTCCCGTATATAAATTGATGCGTACTGGATCGTATACCTGTCCAGTGGAATCTTGAAAAGCAATACAAAGTTCTTCTCCTTCTACTTTGGTGCGATTCAATTGAAACTCAAAATCCTGACTGACTTTACCCAAAACCTCCTTTGTAAGATAAGTCATATACATTTGCTTGGCGGTTTCCAGCGTTGTTTCTTTGCTGCTTTCATATAACTGTTGGTTGAGCAGTCCAGCGATTTTTTGTTGGACTGCACGTTGTTTTGCAAACTGAGGAGCCACACGTTGTAACAGTTTACTCTGACCATTTTTACGTCGGGTTTGTTCTAACTGAAAGGCATACAAAGATGTTCTGAAAGCCTCCAAAATGGTCGTATCTTTAATATTGCCAAACCAATGTTTTTGTATTTGCTCCCAAACCTCCCTATTTAACTGAGGCTTTGAGGGGTCATTAGATTCAAAGAAAATAATAGAAGGAAACATCGCCAGATAATCCATTGGTTGCTCTACATTCATCTGTTGGTATTCTTGGGCTGAACCCAAACTGATATTTGCCAGTTGATCATCGTGGGCATTGATTCCTGGGATGGACTTCCATACCTGAGGGCTACTAAGTTGAGCTAATGTTACCGAGGTTTCCCCAGAAAACTCCTGCATAGTAGCTTGGTGTATTTCTAATGAAGGGCGGGTAAGCCCTAGTTGTTTTTCGTAGTGTTGGAATCATTCGGTAACCCTCAGCAAATCATTTTGTAGTTGCACTGGCAAACCTGTTAAAACATCTACTTGATTACTTTCTTGAAGGCTTATTACAAAAGAAAGTTTTGCGTAAGCTTCTACGCTCATCCCTTGGGTCGTCAGCTTGCTTTCAATACTTGGGTTTTGTTGGATCATAGCTGCACGATACTGTTGGAATCTTTCGTCGAACACCTGGGGATAGGTTTCGGGCGAAAGTTGTTGTGCTAAACGATGAAACTCTTTTGTCATTTGCTGATCTTGTGTCTGTTCTATATTTTTCATTTGTTGCATTTGTTCGGAGTTGCCTTGGCTTGTTTCGATCTGAGGAATAATTTGAGCAGTTTTTCACTTCAATATCTGTTTGTTTTGGTCTTGTAGTTGTTGCTTTTGGGAGCGTTTTAAGGAGATTTTTACTTTATCTAAAAACTCACCAGGAGACACATATTTATTCTCAGGGTTTTGAAAAAAATCATCTATAAGCTGAGGCAGTAGGGCAAGGCTACTGCCAGGCAACGCTTTATTTTTAGCAAGCTTACTAAGCAAGTTTGTTAAAAACTCTTTACTAAGGATTCCGTTATCTTTCCGATGCTCTTTCGCCAACAATATCCCTTGCCTAATACTTGTTTGCAAATGCTGAACTTCTTGGGTACTCATTTTTTTGCTTTGTACAAAGTGCAACAACTGTTTTCATAAACCTTTGTCCAGGGTGTGGTCGATTCAATAGTTTGTAGAGTCTTGGTGTTGCTTCAATAATACATCCTTTCCTTGTTCGTTGGTATCCTTTACAGAGGAAGAATGAAACATCTCTCCTTGATTCATCAGAAAGTCTTAAAAAAAGATAAACATCGTGGCTCAACTATATTTTATACCATTAGAAGATTTTATACAAAATGAAAAATGGTGGCAATTATTATTGCCACCATTTTGTACAAAAATGTTTCTGGTAAATACACAAGGCACTACTATTTTTTCTTATTCAAAGACTCATAATAATTCCGAAGCTTTGTAGTTACAAATCCTTTTTTGAGAAGTGACTTGTAAAGGGTTTTAACCTGAGTACTCCACCCGTTCCATCCACCGCCATTTATTCGGGCAGCTTTCATTTCTTGGGTCATCAACTGCTTGATCTCAATCAAATGTACTAATTTATCCATTTGTTTCAGCTCAGCTGCTTCCTTATCTAGCTTTTCGTTCTCGATTTTTTGTTTAAACTTACCTACTTTAACCACCCACTTCCTAATCAAGCGACCCTCTGGTAACACTCGTCGTTCTTTGAGCGTGAGCTTTTTGTATTTTTTATCCACTAGCCCTACCAGTTTTAGAATTTTTTGATCTACTTGTTTAATATTACCTTTATTGATTTGAAGGGCTGGATTTTGCAAGAACCGAATCAAGTCCTTAAGAGTTTGTTGCTCAGTGTAAGTAATACCTTGATAACCTGTTTTAAGGTTTTGGTTTTGCTGGGCAACACTATTAGAGGTTACGCCTAACAAAAGGCTACTAATTACTACTAAATAATGGATAATTCTCATAATGTTTAAGTTTTGTTGTTATTGAATTATTTATTTATGAAAGAATCATAATGAAAAATTGAAGGATGTAAAGCCCAATTACACCACATAACTCATACAGATTGCGTATTTTTGGTACATCTTCTCCCAGTTTGTAAATACACAAGAGAAGACATAGATTTAGTGCAAGTATAAGTAATTGTTTTATAGGTGGTTACTCATCAAATTTGTGCATTACCACCCCAACCTGTAAATTACCATCAATGAAAATTGGAGAGAAAGTTCGGAAGCTGAGAGAGCTCAGAGATTTTAGCCAGGAATATATGGCGGAGCAATTGGGGATGTCTCAGCAAAATTATAGTGCCATAGAAAATAATCAGGATGAAGATATAAGCCTTAAACGATTGAAAAGGATAGCCCAAATCCTGGAAATACAAATGAATGACTTACTGAGTTTTGATGAAAAAAATATCTTCAACAATTACTCTCAAGCCGAACAATTTGGTATTATTAACAACCAGTACTTTGAAGCAGAACGTAAATTATTTCAACAACAAATTGAGCAATATAAGACAGAGGTTGCTTATTTACGCAAAATGTTAGATAAGGCTTTAGGGAACTCAAATAATAAGTAATAGCCTACCTCTTTTTTTCTTCATACTTCTACTCATGAACTTACCAAACAAAGCCCTTCCGAAAATAACGGAAAGGCTTTTTTACTTTTTAGATACTTTTTTTAAATAAGGCGTAGAAGCAGTTTTGAGCGGTACAGGTGAGATTAACTCGCCTGTTTTTTCGTCTAACCATTCCTTGCCTTCATCTACTGCTTTTTTGAGCAGGGTTTTACGGGCTTTCAATGCTGCATCGTGTATCTGGTACTCACTGTCCTGGGCATAATCCCATTTTTCAGGTGAGTTACCTCGTTCTAGTCCAAAGCCTTCCTGAAGTTCCTCAGATGTATATTGTTGCGCCTGAGTAAGGGCTAACAATTGTACTTTGGGCGTGACGCTTTCCAGTATTGATTGCATTGCTTTAAGCATCGTAAACACTTCCAATGGACATTCAAAACCTTCTTCGATAGCAGATAACACTGCGGGAAGATAATCTTTCATTCGCCTAGTAAGTACTTGCAAGCTTTTGACTTCTATGGGTATTTCCTGATGGATAATCTTATAACCAACAACAGGTTTAGAAGACAAAAGAGGGGAAACGGGGACGTTTTCGTCCACCGTTGCCAGTTTTTTACCCCGTGTTCGCAGGGCGTTTTTTTGTGCCATAGATTTACTTCGTGTCTTGTGCTTCTACCAGATAAATCTCATATATCTTGGTAGACCCTTCAGAGTGCTTGTTAGGTTCTTCACGGGCAAACTCTATTTCAATCTCCGTGTTTCGGGGTAGGTTCAAACTTTCAAGCGTACGGATAAGCTGGGCACCATATTGCAGGTATAAACCGTCGGCATTGCTCAACAACACCGCCTTACGGCTATCAGTTTGAGTAATTCCCTGAAAGAAGAAACGCTCCCAAGTCATTTGAAGGTTGGCATTACACAAATCATTGACTTTCTTTTTCTCGTCTTTGGTTTTGGCTTTCTTCAACATATCTTCACGTTGCTCTTCTACCATTGCCACCGACATTTTGAACTCGTAATATTTGGGTACAATAGACACCGACCGTTTACGGTTTTTGAGTTCAGCTCCTTTGGCAAGCAGTTCCTGATATTCGTCAGGGTTAAACTCTACTGGAGTAGGTGCTAAACTGGTTTCTTCACCCAGTTGGTTGGTTACTACGATTTCTTCAGTAGCAGTACTGTTTTCTACGTGTTCGTTCATTTTTGATAATATTTAGAGGTTTGATAATAAGGGGAAACTACCAAGCCGTTTCCCCATCAGGCTACAATTCGTAAGGTGTTTTGGGAATAAAGGTATAGGTGTCCAATTCAGAGAGTGACATTTCCTGTTCGGGGAAGTCTATTTCTGGCAGTTCTTCACGAGGAATATCTACCGATGCTTCTTCGACATAAATGTCAGTGATAAGTTCTGTAGTGGATGAGCTCGGAATAGTGAGCCTACGTGGTTCAAAAAAATCAGAAGGTGGGTTGGGTAACAAAAACAATAATGCCCATTCAAGGGGTATTCCCTGAGCGAGTAGTTCAGCTAGGCTTCGCATCGTGCTGAAACTAATAAGCGCAAGTAAGTGGTTACTTGCCAAGTGGC
This region of Microscilla marina ATCC 23134 genomic DNA includes:
- a CDS encoding helix-turn-helix domain-containing protein, with translation MKIGEKVRKLRELRDFSQEYMAEQLGMSQQNYSAIENNQDEDISLKRLKRIAQILEIQMNDLLSFDEKNIFNNYSQAEQFGIINNQYFEAERKLFQQQIEQYKTEVAYLRKMLDKALGNSNNK
- a CDS encoding helix-turn-helix domain-containing protein produces the protein MKIGEKVKKLRELRNYTQEYMAEQLEMSQQNYSLIENDEDEDISLKRLKKIAETLEISLNDLLNFEDKQIFNNYGNYSCAENNQNTINNHYDAEKKLLEQQIESQRSEIEYLRKMLERALGTTPNESNDK
- a CDS encoding RNA-guided endonuclease InsQ/TnpB family protein → MLQVVKTYKYKLRNLSATQTRQLSSWVGACRFVYNLALETKQYAYKAYGVNLSRFDLDKELKTLKDVEWIKDVPSQSLQDVLQRLEKAYQSFFKGGGFPKWAKKGKYNSITLKSVTRDNCEAGRFVLPKLGEVKTFYSREIPKKAKLKRATIIKESDGFYISIMFSTTTQPLPSNNQTVGLDWGIEHFITTSGGEHIANPRLFQHYQNKLRIEQRSLSRKKKGGSNFKKQARKLAKLQAKIARIRNDFQHKVSTGLILKYGSIAVENLQVRNMTGRAKGTTEAPGKNVKAKSGLNRSILDAAPSMFLDKLEYKSKWHGRTFVKVNPKHTSQVCSECGHKDKESRKTQAKFVCTSCGTKLNADVNAAKNIEARAFASIR
- the tnpA gene encoding IS200/IS605 family transposase, which gives rise to MEKRWKSSKNSVYNLGYHIIWCPKYRRKVLTQEIQKRLKELLLSKAKDLGIEIETMEVMKDHVHLFIKAKPIDAPHFIIGQLKGYTSRHLRQEFPQLKSRLPTLWTRSYYVESVGHISEKNIKKYIENQKMV